A stretch of Gemmatimonas aurantiaca T-27 DNA encodes these proteins:
- a CDS encoding RecQ family ATP-dependent DNA helicase: MSTAPTPRGHFGTLEQARATLLRYFGYPDFRPPQIRAVEAVLSGRDALIVLPTGGGKSLCFQVPALVRDGLTIVISPLISLMKDQVETLARRGIEAAYINSTLSVSEVADRMARARDGSLRLLYLAPERMEAGRMLQQLRTIGVVLLTVDEAHCISEWGHDFRPSYRRIGYIREQLGSPQTVALTATATPEVRRDIARQLLLRQPEVVVGGFDRTNLTYHVVPTRTQRDKDLTAIEWLRDAPGAAVVYTPTRKAVERVTAVLLRGRIKATAYHGGLDDRQRQRAQDAFMEERSRVIVATSAFGMGIDKPDVRLVVHHSMPGTLESYYQEAGRAGRDGQASTCVLLHSYPDRFTHEYFINSTHAERPVVELVWRALRDQADHEGFVSLTPEALAACLPSKIGERKTGPALRALLRAGACAEELPSLHQVWVRLIASPGRITRELTGARATDRDVLRALWRVAGAALETGAAVDLQGLPQRFGGTMGLVPILERLEAQQFLTWTRRGGGFRLDPRSRDASWLPVDWNAIARRRQADLDRLEAVQRYAQTRQCRRAFVLRYFGDPGVRSQCDACDRCLGLTASPATAEDLPSTRSRSRRSA, translated from the coding sequence ATGTCGACCGCCCCCACCCCCCGCGGGCACTTTGGAACGCTCGAACAGGCACGCGCCACGCTGCTGCGGTACTTCGGCTATCCCGATTTCCGGCCGCCGCAGATTCGCGCCGTGGAAGCGGTGCTATCTGGCCGTGATGCCCTGATTGTTCTTCCCACCGGCGGTGGCAAGTCGCTGTGTTTTCAGGTGCCCGCCTTGGTGCGGGATGGGCTGACGATCGTGATCTCACCGTTGATCAGCCTCATGAAGGATCAGGTGGAGACGCTCGCGCGGCGTGGTATCGAGGCTGCGTACATCAACAGCACGCTCTCGGTCAGCGAAGTGGCCGATCGTATGGCACGAGCCCGCGATGGCTCCTTGCGGTTGTTGTATCTCGCGCCGGAACGCATGGAAGCCGGACGCATGCTGCAACAACTGCGCACGATCGGCGTGGTGCTGCTGACCGTCGACGAGGCCCATTGCATCAGTGAATGGGGGCATGACTTCCGGCCCAGCTACCGACGCATCGGATACATTCGCGAGCAGCTCGGTTCACCACAGACCGTGGCGCTCACGGCCACCGCGACTCCTGAGGTACGCCGCGACATCGCACGCCAGTTGCTGCTGCGCCAGCCCGAGGTGGTGGTGGGTGGCTTCGACCGCACCAATCTCACCTACCATGTCGTGCCCACGCGCACGCAACGCGACAAGGATCTGACCGCCATCGAGTGGCTGCGGGACGCGCCAGGTGCAGCCGTGGTGTATACGCCCACCCGAAAAGCGGTGGAGCGGGTGACGGCCGTGCTCCTGCGGGGTCGCATCAAGGCCACGGCCTATCATGGAGGCCTCGATGATCGACAACGCCAGCGCGCCCAGGATGCTTTCATGGAGGAGCGTTCGCGCGTCATCGTCGCCACGAGCGCCTTCGGCATGGGCATCGACAAACCCGATGTGCGGCTCGTGGTGCATCACTCCATGCCCGGCACACTGGAGTCGTACTACCAGGAAGCCGGTCGGGCCGGCCGCGACGGCCAGGCCAGCACCTGCGTGCTGCTGCACAGCTATCCCGATCGGTTCACGCACGAGTATTTCATCAACAGCACACACGCCGAGCGCCCGGTCGTGGAGTTGGTCTGGCGTGCCCTACGGGACCAGGCCGACCACGAGGGATTTGTCTCGCTCACGCCCGAAGCCCTGGCTGCCTGCTTGCCCAGCAAGATCGGCGAACGCAAGACGGGCCCCGCGTTGCGAGCGCTGCTCCGCGCCGGCGCCTGTGCGGAGGAACTGCCCTCGTTGCATCAGGTGTGGGTCCGTCTCATCGCCTCACCCGGCCGTATCACGCGGGAGCTCACCGGAGCACGCGCCACCGACCGCGACGTCTTGCGCGCCCTGTGGCGTGTGGCCGGCGCCGCTCTGGAGACGGGCGCGGCGGTTGATCTGCAGGGCCTTCCCCAGAGATTCGGTGGGACGATGGGACTCGTCCCCATCCTCGAACGACTGGAAGCACAGCAGTTCCTCACCTGGACACGTAGAGGGGGTGGATTTCGACTGGACCCACGTAGTCGGGACGCGTCGTGGCTTCCGGTTGACTGGAACGCTATCGCGCGTCGTCGGCAAGCGGATTTGGACCGGCTCGAAGCCGTGCAACGCTATGCGCAGACGCGGCAGTGCCGCCGAGCGTTTGTGCTGCGCTATTTTGGAGATCCCGGGGTGCGATCGCAGTGTGATGCATGTGATCGCTGTCTCGGGCTCACCGCCTCTCCGGCAACGGCAGAAGACCTTCCGTCGACCCGTTCGCGGTCCCGTCGTTCGGCGTGA
- a CDS encoding AtuA-related protein, translating to MKVRLLDIAHARSGDKGDTANVGVIALKPEWYAVLDKYVTKAAVAKHFTGHITGDVVRFELPNLLALNFLLHGALDGGGTLSLKTDAQGKVFSTALLRLVIEVPDAEAKAAGLPAFA from the coding sequence ATGAAAGTCCGACTTCTCGATATTGCCCATGCCCGCAGCGGCGACAAGGGCGACACGGCCAACGTGGGTGTCATCGCGCTCAAGCCCGAGTGGTATGCGGTGCTCGACAAGTACGTCACGAAGGCCGCGGTGGCCAAGCATTTCACGGGCCATATCACCGGCGACGTGGTGCGCTTCGAGCTGCCCAATCTGTTGGCGCTGAATTTCCTGCTGCATGGCGCGCTCGATGGCGGTGGCACGCTGTCACTCAAGACCGACGCGCAGGGCAAGGTGTTTTCCACGGCCTTGCTGCGCCTGGTCATCGAAGTGCCGGACGCCGAAGCCAAGGCGGCGGGCCTGCCGGCATTCGCGTGA
- a CDS encoding acyl-CoA dehydrogenase, with protein sequence MHDSLYFSEQHLAVRDMVRAFARDHVAPVAAAHDEASTFPWENVKQMGELGLLGVPWSEEVGGAGFDTLSFMISIEELAKVCASHSITISAHTTLGTSPIVKFGTPEQIQRYVPLLASGKVLGGFGLTEEAAGSDAGGTRTTAVKQGDRYILNGSKRFITHAGVGEIFVVTAVTDPSKGTKGISSFILTKDSVDLEACRVHGVGHDDSLVNMKGFTAGKKEDKMGWRASDTRELLFDNVEVPAENLLGTEGLGFTNFMKTLDAGRIGIAALSIGIAQGALEESLKYASVRKQFGSPISSFQGIQFQLSDMATEIEAGRHLMYHAAWLSQNGHPFSKEAAMAKLFCSEVAMKATIKAIQVHGGYGYTKDYPVERYMRDAKICEIGEGTSEIQRMVIARHLLKDLMA encoded by the coding sequence ATGCACGACAGTCTGTACTTCTCCGAGCAGCACCTTGCTGTTCGTGACATGGTGCGCGCGTTTGCGCGCGATCACGTCGCGCCTGTTGCCGCGGCGCATGACGAAGCTTCGACGTTCCCGTGGGAGAACGTGAAGCAGATGGGCGAACTGGGGCTGTTGGGTGTGCCCTGGTCCGAAGAGGTCGGCGGTGCCGGCTTCGACACGCTCAGCTTCATGATTTCCATCGAAGAGCTCGCGAAGGTGTGTGCCTCGCACTCCATCACGATCAGTGCGCACACCACGCTGGGCACCTCGCCGATCGTCAAGTTTGGCACGCCGGAGCAGATCCAGCGCTACGTGCCGCTGCTGGCCAGTGGCAAGGTGTTGGGCGGCTTCGGGCTGACCGAAGAAGCGGCCGGCAGCGACGCCGGTGGCACGCGCACGACGGCCGTGAAGCAGGGCGACCGCTACATCCTGAACGGCAGCAAGCGCTTCATCACCCATGCCGGCGTCGGGGAGATCTTTGTGGTCACCGCGGTGACCGACCCGTCCAAGGGCACGAAGGGCATTTCGTCCTTCATCCTGACCAAGGACTCGGTGGACCTCGAAGCCTGCCGCGTGCATGGCGTCGGTCACGATGACTCGCTCGTGAACATGAAGGGTTTCACGGCCGGCAAGAAAGAAGACAAGATGGGCTGGCGGGCCTCCGATACGCGTGAACTCCTGTTCGACAACGTGGAAGTTCCGGCGGAGAATCTCCTTGGTACGGAAGGACTTGGCTTCACGAACTTCATGAAGACTCTCGATGCCGGCCGCATCGGCATTGCCGCGCTGTCGATCGGCATCGCGCAGGGCGCGCTCGAGGAGTCCCTCAAGTACGCCAGCGTGCGCAAGCAGTTCGGCTCGCCGATTTCGTCCTTCCAGGGCATTCAGTTCCAGCTCTCCGACATGGCCACGGAGATCGAAGCCGGTCGCCATCTGATGTACCACGCGGCCTGGCTGTCGCAGAACGGGCACCCGTTCAGCAAGGAAGCCGCGATGGCCAAGCTCTTCTGTTCGGAAGTGGCGATGAAGGCGACCATCAAGGCCATTCAGGTGCACGGCGGCTACGGCTACACCAAGGACTACCCCGTGGAGCGCTACATGCGCGACGCCAAGATCTGTGAGATCGGGGAAGGCACGAGCGAGATCCAGCGCATGGTGATCGCACGCCACCTGCTCAAGGACCTGATGGCCTGA
- a CDS encoding U32 family peptidase has product MSRRHVPELLAPAGTLDAVRAAVANGANAVYLGASMYNARDEGAQLSLDELGQACAIAHARGVRVYLTFNVLIKPHELNEALVYLGECIDRGIDAAIVQDLGVVRLIQQVYPQLEVHGSTQMTVHDAGGALVMQELGIERVVLARENTLEDIRLIREAVPDLGLETFVHGALCISYSGQCFMSGMISERSANRGSCAQSCRKDYTLNDDSTGATLDQGYLISTKDLAAHDHLEEIAKLGVGCLKVEGRKKKPEYVATVTKAYRGWLDGIARGEEGRAPTIDEVEPLVQIFSRGNTGGMYGGRQGREYITRTQPDNRGLTLGTVVGQEGDDLIVEVSRPLTVGDGLGFESPDPSSSANIGGTVQSVRAMGTRDGLHRQVVSVRSGLRTTRVASGWRVVRTSDAKLLSEAQASYANVPMPERVGAIRVDVRCFGHAGGPLKTIWRAGELESSVRGEVTLAPASKRSLDMTQLREQLGRLGGTAFKLGSIDTSGLGDGLFLPVSELNRIRQDAVEQLEEQLGWARSSDEAVRVAHIADAVTAVPVSGQARSESAAPALRVIVYDLESAREAAAGGATEVVFDPFLRHPAPPRSRVITLRDELTAQGVGLRLRTPTIVRPEERKAIAPWLALGLPLLSGHLGLIREFGGDRDVIADYATNVFNQHTAAMMFEVGASQLVASIELTVEELQALTAPWGGAGFDVLVYGRPEGMTIEHCVLSAAFDREATTCRDLCVQKHTQVSLTDPAGYTFGVATDSACRNRLLHSRPIDASEYLPALWAQGIRGYQMVFNVAGDPVQQLVRSYRDILDALAQGAPTPASASRVLLDGAFTRGHFARAV; this is encoded by the coding sequence ATGTCCCGTCGTCACGTTCCCGAACTACTCGCCCCCGCCGGCACGCTCGATGCCGTACGCGCCGCTGTCGCCAATGGGGCGAACGCCGTGTATCTCGGGGCGTCCATGTACAATGCGCGTGATGAAGGCGCCCAGCTCTCGCTCGATGAGCTCGGACAGGCCTGCGCCATTGCCCATGCCCGGGGCGTGCGGGTCTACCTCACGTTCAATGTGCTCATCAAGCCGCACGAGCTGAACGAAGCGCTGGTGTATCTCGGCGAGTGCATCGACCGCGGTATCGACGCCGCGATCGTGCAGGACTTGGGCGTGGTTCGCCTCATCCAGCAGGTGTACCCCCAGCTCGAGGTGCACGGCAGCACACAAATGACCGTGCACGATGCCGGTGGCGCGCTGGTCATGCAGGAATTGGGTATCGAACGTGTCGTGCTGGCGCGTGAAAACACGCTCGAGGACATCCGCCTCATTCGCGAAGCGGTGCCCGATCTCGGACTCGAAACGTTCGTGCACGGCGCGCTCTGCATCTCGTATTCCGGACAGTGTTTCATGTCCGGCATGATCAGCGAGCGCTCGGCCAATCGTGGATCGTGCGCGCAGTCATGCCGCAAAGACTACACGCTCAACGACGACAGCACCGGTGCGACGCTCGATCAGGGGTACCTGATCAGCACCAAGGATCTGGCCGCACACGATCACCTGGAAGAGATCGCCAAGCTCGGCGTCGGCTGCCTCAAGGTGGAAGGGCGCAAGAAGAAGCCCGAGTACGTTGCGACGGTGACGAAGGCCTATCGCGGCTGGCTCGACGGCATCGCGCGTGGTGAAGAAGGACGTGCGCCGACGATCGACGAAGTGGAACCGCTGGTGCAGATCTTCAGCCGCGGCAACACGGGTGGCATGTACGGTGGTCGGCAGGGTCGCGAGTACATCACCCGCACGCAGCCGGACAATCGTGGGCTGACACTGGGCACGGTGGTGGGGCAGGAGGGCGACGATCTCATTGTTGAAGTATCGCGTCCACTGACGGTGGGGGATGGTCTGGGCTTCGAATCACCCGATCCATCGTCGTCGGCCAACATCGGTGGCACGGTGCAAAGTGTGCGCGCGATGGGCACGCGTGATGGATTGCATCGACAGGTGGTGTCGGTGCGCAGCGGATTGCGCACCACGCGCGTGGCAAGCGGTTGGCGTGTCGTACGCACCAGTGATGCCAAGTTGCTGAGTGAGGCGCAGGCCTCGTATGCCAATGTGCCGATGCCGGAGCGCGTGGGGGCGATCCGCGTGGACGTGCGCTGCTTCGGTCATGCTGGTGGACCACTCAAGACGATCTGGCGTGCCGGAGAACTCGAGTCGTCGGTGCGTGGTGAAGTCACGCTCGCACCAGCCAGCAAGCGGTCCCTCGACATGACGCAGTTGCGTGAGCAACTGGGTCGACTCGGCGGCACCGCCTTCAAGCTTGGCAGCATAGACACGTCGGGACTCGGTGATGGCCTCTTCCTTCCGGTCAGCGAACTCAATCGCATTCGGCAGGACGCGGTCGAGCAACTCGAAGAGCAGTTGGGATGGGCACGCAGCAGCGACGAGGCGGTGCGTGTCGCGCACATCGCCGATGCGGTGACCGCCGTGCCGGTGAGCGGCCAGGCGAGGTCGGAGAGCGCAGCGCCCGCATTGCGCGTGATTGTGTACGATCTCGAGTCGGCGCGTGAAGCGGCCGCCGGTGGTGCCACCGAAGTCGTGTTCGATCCGTTTCTCCGTCACCCGGCACCGCCGCGCAGCCGCGTGATCACGCTACGCGACGAACTGACCGCGCAGGGTGTGGGGCTGCGCCTGCGCACGCCCACCATCGTGCGCCCCGAAGAGCGCAAGGCGATCGCGCCATGGTTGGCGCTGGGATTGCCACTGCTCAGCGGCCACCTCGGACTCATTCGTGAGTTCGGCGGCGATCGGGACGTGATCGCGGACTATGCCACCAACGTGTTCAACCAGCACACGGCCGCCATGATGTTCGAAGTGGGTGCGTCGCAACTGGTGGCATCCATCGAGCTCACAGTAGAGGAACTGCAGGCCCTCACGGCACCGTGGGGCGGGGCAGGCTTCGACGTGCTGGTGTACGGACGCCCGGAAGGCATGACCATCGAACACTGCGTGTTGAGCGCCGCCTTCGATCGCGAGGCCACGACGTGTCGTGATCTCTGCGTGCAAAAACACACGCAGGTGTCACTCACCGATCCGGCTGGATACACCTTCGGTGTGGCGACCGACAGCGCGTGTCGCAACCGGCTGCTGCATTCGCGTCCCATCGATGCGTCCGAGTATTTGCCGGCGCTGTGGGCGCAGGGTATCCGTGGCTATCAGATGGTGTTCAATGTGGCTGGGGATCCGGTGCAGCAGTTGGTGCGCAGCTACCGTGACATCCTCGACGCGCTGGCACAGGGTGCGCCAACCCCTGCCAGTGCATCACGCGTGCTGCTCGATGGTGCCTTTACCCGGGGTCACTTCGCACGCGCCGTGTAA